The Pseudanabaena sp. ABRG5-3 genome includes the window CGATCGCAATAGTCATCAGCCTCTCCTTGAAATTGCTAAGATTTTAGTAAAGAATTTCAGAGCTAAATACATCTTAGCCGAACCGTCTCACAGCGATCGCCAGACCATGACCAAATACAACGAAGACACCCTCGTACAGCAAACCACCGCAGAATATCTGCGCGACGAGCTTGGCTGGGATGTCGTCTATGCTTATAACAACGAAACCTTTGGCAAAAATGGCACACTTGGCAGAGACAGCGATCGCGAAGTCATCCTCACCCGTTATCTATCCGCCAAACTCACAGAATTTAACCCAAATCTCCCCGAAACTGCCTACCAAGACGCAATCAGGCAAATAGTCGAAACCAGCACCGCCCAAACTCTGCTCGCCACAAATCGCGACAAATACAACCTCCTCAAAGATGGCGTACAGGTTACTTTTACTAATGCCAAGGGCGATCGCGAAAAACGCCGCCTCAAAATCTTTGACTTTGAGAATCCCACTAACAACCATTTTTTAGCCGTCCGTGAACTCTGGGTCAAAGGAGAGCTTTATCATCGCCGAGCCGATCTTGTCGGGTTTGTAAATGGCATCCCCCTGCTATTTATGGAACTCAAAAACATCAATAAAGATATTCGTGCTGCCTACGAAGAAAATTTTTCTGACTATAAAGACACAATCCCACACCTATTTCACCACAACGCTTTCATCGTTTTAGGCAATGGCATTGATGCGCGTATCGGTTCTCTATCCAGTCGCTTTGAGCATTTTCACGAATGGAAACGCCTAGAAGAAGAAGACAAAGGCGTTGTCGATATGGAAACCTTACTTAAAGGGATCTGCACCAAAACCAACTTTCTCGATCTCTTCGAGAACTTCATCCTCTTTGACGACTCTTCTGGTAAAACCATTAAAATTGTTGCTCAAAACCATCAATATCTCGGTGTCAACAAAGCCGTTCAATCAGTACGCGATCGCCAAACCAGACAAGGCAAACTCGGCGTATTCTGGCATACCCAAGGCTCAGGCAAAAGCTACTCAATGGTATTCTTCACTCGCAAGATTCACCGCAAATTAGGCGCAAACTTTACCTTTGTCATCTGTAGCGATCGCGATGATCTCGATTCTCAAATTTACAAAACCTTTGCAGGATGCGGCGTAGTCAATAACGACAAAGATCCCTGTCGTGCTAGTAGTGGCGAACACCTCCAACAACTGCTCGGTTTACAAAAAAGCCATGTGTTCACCCTCATTCAGAAATTTAACAAACCAATTGGACAACAAGCCGATCAAGCCTATTCCCTCAGAGACGACATCATCGTCATTTCCGATGAAGCCCATCGTACCCAATATGGTTTGCTATCCCTAAATATGCGAAATGCCTTACCCAAGGCAAACTATATCGGTTTTACAGGTACACCCCTTTTCTCTGACGATGACATTACCCGTCGTGTGTTTGGCGGATATATTTCCACCTATGACTTTCAACGCGCCGTTGATGACAAAGCCACTGTTCCCCTTTACTACGACACTCGCGGCGAAAAGCTCAAGGTCGAAACCACAGACTTGAATGAACGCATTGCCCAAAAAGTCGAAGAACTAGAAATAGATAACGTTGATGTTGAGCAAAAGCTACAAAAAGCTCTCAAACGCGATTATCACATCATCACTGCGGAAAAACGCCTAGACCAGATCGCCCGTGATTTTGTACAGCACTATGCCACAGCTTGGGAATCTGGCAAAGCTATGTTTATCTGCATAGACAAAATCACCTGTATCCGAATGCACCAACTGATTGATAAATACTGGCAGCAGTATATCCTCCAGTTAGAAAAAAATCTGAAGTCTGCACCTAGCGATCAAGATGAGAATTATCAAAGGCGACAGATTACATGGATGAAAGAAACCCAGAGCGCTGTCATCATCAGCGAAGAACAAGGCGAAATGGAAAAGTTCCGTAAATGGGGTTTGGATATCTTGCCCTATCGCAAATTAATCAAAGACGGGTTCGAGTTAGCTGATGGTCAAAGTCTCGATGTAGAATCCGCTTTTAAAAACGCCGATCATCCTTTCCGTATCGCCATTGTCTGTGCCATGTGGCTCACAGGGTTTGATGTCCCTAGCCTCTCGACCCTCTATCTCGACAAACCCTTAAAAGCACATACCCTCATGCAAGCGATCGCTAGGGCAAATCGTATCTACGAAGGCAAAACTAACGGCTTAATTGTGGACTATTGCGGCATCCTCAAAAACCTCCGCGCTGCCCTCAAGGACTATGTAAAGGGACAGGACAAAAACGAAGATATCGACCCTACTAAGCCAGAGTCAGAACTACTAGAAAATCTCGCTGAATCCATTGATGCTGTAAAGGTATTTTTAAGCGATCGCTATGCTTCCCTTGATGACATTATCGACAAGACTGGATTTGCTAAAAATGCAGCGATCGCCACAGCCAAAGAAGCTGCCAATGAAAACGACCAAACCCGCAAACGCCTAGAAATAATGTGTCGGGATGTTTTGAATAAATTTAAAGCTTGTATCAATAGCCAAGGTGTCAATGCTTATCGCAAATACTATGACGCGATCAATATCCTCTATAAAAGCCTCGAATCCGATCGCGATCGCGTAGACATTACCGATATTCTGCGCCAACTTCAGCCCATTATTAATGATGCGATTAGCGTTCAAGTTAATGAAGAACCTGATTCCAACACTATCTTCGATATCAGTGGTATTGATTTCGAGCGCCTCCGTGCCGAGTTTGTGCGTAGTTCCACCAAAAACACTACTGTCCAGAATCTAAAGCAATCCATTGAAAACCGCCTCAATCGTTTACTAAATCAAAATCCCCTGCGTACCGACCTCCAAAAGCATTACGAAGAAATCGTAGCCGAATATAACAGTGAAAAAGATCGAGTCGCGATCGAGGTCACTTTTGCTG containing:
- a CDS encoding type I restriction endonuclease subunit R, yielding MTKYNEDTLVQQTTAEYLRDELGWDVVYAYNNETFGKNGTLGRDSDREVILTRYLSAKLTEFNPNLPETAYQDAIRQIVETSTAQTLLATNRDKYNLLKDGVQVTFTNAKGDREKRRLKIFDFENPTNNHFLAVRELWVKGELYHRRADLVGFVNGIPLLFMELKNINKDIRAAYEENFSDYKDTIPHLFHHNAFIVLGNGIDARIGSLSSRFEHFHEWKRLEEEDKGVVDMETLLKGICTKTNFLDLFENFILFDDSSGKTIKIVAQNHQYLGVNKAVQSVRDRQTRQGKLGVFWHTQGSGKSYSMVFFTRKIHRKLGANFTFVICSDRDDLDSQIYKTFAGCGVVNNDKDPCRASSGEHLQQLLGLQKSHVFTLIQKFNKPIGQQADQAYSLRDDIIVISDEAHRTQYGLLSLNMRNALPKANYIGFTGTPLFSDDDITRRVFGGYISTYDFQRAVDDKATVPLYYDTRGEKLKVETTDLNERIAQKVEELEIDNVDVEQKLQKALKRDYHIITAEKRLDQIARDFVQHYATAWESGKAMFICIDKITCIRMHQLIDKYWQQYILQLEKNLKSAPSDQDENYQRRQITWMKETQSAVIISEEQGEMEKFRKWGLDILPYRKLIKDGFELADGQSLDVESAFKNADHPFRIAIVCAMWLTGFDVPSLSTLYLDKPLKAHTLMQAIARANRIYEGKTNGLIVDYCGILKNLRAALKDYVKGQDKNEDIDPTKPESELLENLAESIDAVKVFLSDRYASLDDIIDKTGFAKNAAIATAKEAANENDQTRKRLEIMCRDVLNKFKACINSQGVNAYRKYYDAINILYKSLESDRDRVDITDILRQLQPIINDAISVQVNEEPDSNTIFDISGIDFERLRAEFVRSSTKNTTVQNLKQSIENRLNRLLNQNPLRTDLQKHYEEIVAEYNSEKDRVAIEVTFAALLDFTQTLDAEQTRAMREGLDEESLAIYDLLLKPDLSPNEIKRIKQISVELLATLKAQDLQVDRWCDKESTRDRVKNKIHDFLYSDDSGLPVDTYTDDDVNDKAIAVFRHVFRAYPKLPSPIYAYAA